GCATACAGAGTTGAAGCGGATGGTAAAGATATTACCGAAGCTATACGCGAAAATTTAATATCTTTGACCATAACAGATGAAGCTGGCGAAAGATCGGACTCCTTGTCTATTTCCCTGCATGATAAAGGGTACAGGCTACCGAGTGCAGGGGGACAGCTTAAAGTCTGGTTAGGCTACGGACAAGCGGCAACGTATATGGGGCTTTACGTTTCGGATGAAATTACGCTTTCAGGTTCGCCGGATAAAATGTGCATTAAGGCGGGTGGTGCACCGCAGGAAAAAAGCAAGGCGTACTATCATCTTCAGACACAGAAAATACGTTCATGGCTACCGCAAACCATAGGCGCACTGGTTGCAACGGTAGGTGCTGACCACGGTTTAGAACCTGCGATTGCTTCTGATTTGTCAGCCGTAGGTTTACCGCATATCGACCAGATAAACGAATCTGACATGCACCTATTAACCCGTATAGCCAAAGATCACGACGCAATAGCCAAGGCCAACGGTGGCAAGCTTATATTTGCTCACAAGGGGCAGGGTAAAACTATTTCCGGCAAATCAATGCCAACCGTGGCCCTGATCCCTACAGAAGTTACAAATTACCGTGTAACTATCACCGCCAGAACTGATTATAAAAAAGTTGTCGCTATCTGGCGTTCTGTAGAATCCGCAAAAGATATTGAAGAGATTGCAGGGGCAGGGGAACCTGTTCACCGCATCCGGCATATTCACCCCACGCAAGAAGCGGCGGTAAAAGCGGCAAAGGCTAAGCTAGAGGCTTTCCAAAGGGGTAAGCAAAGCCTTTCGATAAGTCTTACGGGAAGGCCAGAACTAAGGGCAGAGTGTAGGGTTTCGCTTTCCGGCTTTCGTGATGGGGTGAATGGTCTTTGGAGTGTTACCCGTGCGACTCATAAGTTGGGGAGTGGGGGGTATGTTACTAATGTTGAGGGGGAGAGGGTCGTGTAACCACATGATAAAATTATTAACATTTTGCTTATAATTATGTATCCAGTTTTCATACCTCATACTTAGGAGTTAAATTGTAATGCAAAAATATAGTATAATCTTGTCAATTACCTTTGTCTTCTTTGTTGGCTTATGGTGTGGAATTATGTCTGTAGTTTATTTTGAAGGTCTGTCTGGACATTATAAATTAGATGTTTTGCTGAAAATTTTTGGAACATTTTTAATGTTTGGAGTTGCTTGTATTGCAGCACGTATAAATTATAACAATTTGAAATGGCAAAAACAGTCGCGTGTATGGGAAATTAACAAAGGTATTCTTTTAGAACTATTACCATTATTAAAAACAGCTATTTCTGAGACCGAAAAAGCTCTACAAAATGAATTAAATTCAATGCCTCCTAGTGGATATGAAGACGAGTGGGAAGAACCGGAGTCAATTAAAGTTGATTGGTCGTTCACTCCCAAGCTGGATGATAATTTGACAAAAGTTAAATTAATATATCAGCCTTTTTTGTCTAAAAAATTCATTGATTCAATAGATAAGTTTTTAGAGGAGAACTCTAGAATAAACGAGGAGGGTTGGATCAATGGTCCTGACCCTATGCTCTATGATGATTCAATCCTAAATTATAAAATTTTAAAAGATGAAGCTAAGCAGTTTTGTATGAAGGTAGCAGGAATATATGATTTTCATACAAAGGACCTGATTGGTTTTTAATAGAATTAAGCTCGGTCATTTATAAAATAAATCCCTCCAAACGGTTGGTTGGAGG
This genomic interval from Desulfovibrio sp. UCD-KL4C contains the following:
- a CDS encoding contractile injection system protein, VgrG/Pvc8 family encodes the protein AYRVEADGKDITEAIRENLISLTITDEAGERSDSLSISLHDKGYRLPSAGGQLKVWLGYGQAATYMGLYVSDEITLSGSPDKMCIKAGGAPQEKSKAYYHLQTQKIRSWLPQTIGALVATVGADHGLEPAIASDLSAVGLPHIDQINESDMHLLTRIAKDHDAIAKANGGKLIFAHKGQGKTISGKSMPTVALIPTEVTNYRVTITARTDYKKVVAIWRSVESAKDIEEIAGAGEPVHRIRHIHPTQEAAVKAAKAKLEAFQRGKQSLSISLTGRPELRAECRVSLSGFRDGVNGLWSVTRATHKLGSGGYVTNVEGERVV